A genomic region of Papaver somniferum cultivar HN1 chromosome 7, ASM357369v1, whole genome shotgun sequence contains the following coding sequences:
- the LOC113298329 gene encoding probable cyclic nucleotide-gated ion channel 20, chloroplastic isoform X2 encodes MSGQHNAERDDKPMLWDTQSTSYTSRDVELPEFTVRTRSASMSRTPYSVDSFVNENHPVFHTGPLGGGRRAPPIVHMSGPLNPYQKPDSVFLPMKNLTGPTTPNILALDYSSFKYTDEKDSPVHSHSTTNEHLMKSGQLGMCNDPYCTTCPTYKKAAQRGNSKPHSDLRFQRFAQRDIKGWARRFYNFLYSYIPGIMNPHAKVVQQWNKFFVISCLVAIFVDPLFFLLLSVREEFKCIVLDWRMAITIAVVRSVTDLIYAMHMILQFRLAYVAPESRVVGAGDLVDQPKKIALNYVYGYFFIDLFVVLPLPQDHLLQIMQKIFYERQFFSSIYPGFSAGHVVGSCWYLFGLQRVNQCLRDACVGFENDDCKKFIDCGNGDNISSFKKYPSWESWHKDINATDCLDKDSERFNYGIYGQAVRITTVRSNIVRYVYSLFWGFQQISTLAGNLVPSDFVWEVLFTMAIIGLGLFLFALLIGNMQNFLIALGRRRLDMQLRRRDVEQWMNHRRLPEGVKRRVRQSERFSWAATQGINEEVLLGNLSEDLQIDVRRHLFKFVKKVRIFALMDDPIFDAICEKLKQKIYVAESRILYYGGPVDKLVFIVRGKLESVGADGNKAELSEGNVFGEELLALCLEQASVNRDGKKMKTPGHRVISNRMVTCLTNVEAFSLKVDDLEEVTAFYAAFLRKPIVQAAIRYESPFWRGLAATRIQVAWRYRKKRLSRANKSISQ; translated from the exons AT GTCTGGGCAACACAATGCCGAGAGAGATGACAAACCCATGCTATGGGATACTCAATCTACGTCATACACATCTAGGGATGTCGAATTGCCAGAGTTCACCGTCAGGACCCGAAGTGCATCAATGTCCAGGACACCTTATTCAGTTGATTCATTTGTTAATGAAAACCACCCTGTCTTTCATACTGGTCCTTTGGGAGGTGGAAGAAGAGCTCCTCCAATTGTACATATGAGTGGTCCTCTTAACCCTTATCAGAAGCCCGATAGTGTTTTCTTGCCAATGAAAAACTTGACTGGCCCCACGACACCCAACATCTTGGCATTAGACTATTCTTCATTCAAATACACAGATGAAAAAGATTCTCCCGTTCACAGTCATTCCACCACAAATGAACATTTAATGAAGTCTGGGCAGTTAGGGATGTGTAATGATCCTTACTGCACAACATGCCCAACTTATAAGAAAGCTGCACAGCGGGGAAACTCAAAGCCTCATTCCGACCTAAGG TTCCAGCGTTTTGCTCAGAGAGATATCAAAGGCTGGGCAAGGAGATTCTATAACTTTCTTTATTCATATATTCCTGGCATCATGAATCCTCATGCTAAAGTTGTTCAACAGTGGAACAAGTTTTTTGTCATATCTTGCTTGGTGGCAATTTTTGTAGATCCGTTGTTTTTCTTGTTGCTGTCAGTGCGAGAG GAGTTTAAATGTATAGTTCTTGATTGGCgtatggcaataacaattgcagTTGTGAGGAGCGTAACTGACTTAATTTATGCAATGCACATGATTCTTCAG TTTAGGCTGGCTTATGTTGCTCCGGAGTCTAGAGTTGTGGGTGCTGGAGATTTGGTGGATCAGCCAAAGAAAATTGCTCTCAATTACGTTTATGGctacttctttattgatttattTGTTGTGTTACCTCTTCCTCag GATCATCTGCTGCAAATTATGCAAAAAATCTTTTACGAGCGACAGTTCTTCTCCAGTATATACCCAGGATTTTCAG CTGGGCATGTTGTTGGATCGTGTTGGTACCTTTTCGGCTTACAG AGGGTAAATCAGTGTCTTCGAGATGCTTGTGTTGGTTTTGAAAATGACGATTGCAAAAAGTTCATAGATTGTGGAAATGGAGATAACATAAGCTCCTTTAAGAAATATCCAAGCTGGGAAAGCTGGCATAAAGACATAAATGCTACTGACTGCCTTGACAAAGATAGTGAACGTTTTAATTATGGGATCTATGGGCAAGCTGTTAGAATCACTACCGTTCGTAGTAACATTGTTAGATATGTTTACTCCTTGTTCTGGGGTTTCCAG CAAATCAGCACTCTGGCGGGAAATCTTGTTCCTAGTGACTTTGTATGGGAAGTTCTCTTCACTATGGCCATCATTGGACTTGGCTTGTTTCTTTTTGCACTGCTGATTGGAAATATGCAGAATTTTCTCATAGCGCTTGGTCGAAG GAGATTAGATATGCAACTTAGGCGCCGTGATGTTGAGCAATGGATGAATCACCGCAGACTGCCTGAAGGGGTAAAAAG GCGAGTCAGGCAATCAGAACGATTTAGCTGGGCTGCAACTCAAGGTATAAATGAAGAAGTTCTGCTGGGGAATCTGTCAGAGGACCTACAAATTGATGTACGCCGTCATCTTTTCAAGTTTGTCAAGAAA GTCCGGATCTTCGCTTTAATGGATGACCCAATCTTTGATGCCATCTGTGAAAAGTTAAAACAGAAGATATATGTAGCAGAAAGCAGAATTCTTTACTATGGAGGTCCAGTTGATAAGTTGGTTTTTATTGTAAGGGGGAAACTGGAGAGTGTTGGAGCAGATGGGAATAAAGCCGAACTGTCAGAAGGGAATGTCTTTGGTGAAGAGCTTCTTGCATTGTGTCTTGAGCAAGCTTCAGTTAACAGAG ATGGCAAGAAAATGAAGACCCCAGGGCACCGGGTAATTTCCAACAGGATGGTTACCTGCTTAACTAATGTTGAAGCCTTTTCTCTCAAGGTTGATGATCTCGAGGAAGTCACGGCCTTTTATGCAGCATTCCTGCGGAAGCCAATTGTTCAAGCAGCTATAAG GTATGAATCACCCTTTTGGAGAGGACTTGCAGCAACACGCATCCAAGTAGCATGGAGATACCGAAAGAAGCGTCTGAGCCGTGccaacaaatctatatcacagtGA
- the LOC113295166 gene encoding uncharacterized protein LOC113295166 produces MNAFKQRVIQFTRECDVRTTRTMWDSSYDLQILKFFDLKYRKVKTTKISKIFFYLPEPSFTLTRCDGASSGNPGEAGGLGLATNFMAEIFAIICAGEWGVSNNLLKICFRIDSQIAITTFQSGDVPWWACTTIRWNMIKNSLHERYFSHNYREINFSTDILAKKGIGLAKGEKRSYYNSPIFLRKMEVPDLPYYKFD; encoded by the exons ATGAATGCTTTTAAGCAGAGGGTTATTCAGTTTACCAGAGAATGTGATGTTAGAACGACAAGAACTATGTGGGATTCTTCTTATGATTTGCAGATATTGAAGTTCTTTGATTTAAAATATAGGAAggtgaagacaacaaagatatctAAGATCTTCTTCTACCTTCCTGAACCTTCTTTTACTTTAACCCGTTGTGATGGAGCTTCAAGTGGCAATCCAGGTGAAGCAG GAGGTTTGGGTCTTGCTACAAACTTCATGGCTGAAATCTTTGCAATTATATGTGCTGGAGAATGGGGAGTGAGTAACAACCTCCTTAAAATCTGTTTTAGAATTGATTCTCAAATAGCTATAACAACTTTCCAGTCAGGGGATGTCCCTTGGTGGGCTTGTACTACTATTAGATGGAATATGATCAAAAATTCTCTTCATGAACGGTACTTCTCTCATAATTACAGGGAGATTAATTTCTCAACTGACATATTGGCAAagaagggtattggtctggcaaaAGGAGAAAAGAGGAGTTACTACAATAGTCCTATATTCTTAAGAAAAATGGAAGTACCAGACTTACCATACTACAAATTTGATTAA
- the LOC113298329 gene encoding probable cyclic nucleotide-gated ion channel 20, chloroplastic isoform X1 — protein sequence MSGQHNAERDDKPMLWDTQSTSYTSRDVELPEFTVRTRSASMSRTPYSVDSFVNENHPVFHTGPLGGGRRAPPIVHMSGPLNPYQKPDSVFLPMKNLTGPTTPNILALDYSSFKYTDEKDSPVHSHSTTNEHLMKSGQLGMCNDPYCTTCPTYKKAAQRGNSKPHSDLRFQRFAQRDIKGWARRFYNFLYSYIPGIMNPHAKVVQQWNKFFVISCLVAIFVDPLFFLLLSVREEFKCIVLDWRMAITIAVVRSVTDLIYAMHMILQFRLAYVAPESRVVGAGDLVDQPKKIALNYVYGYFFIDLFVVLPLPQIMILVVLPRYVGSSAANYAKNLLRATVLLQYIPRIFRCLPLLAGRSPSGFIFETAWANFVINLLMFVLAGHVVGSCWYLFGLQRVNQCLRDACVGFENDDCKKFIDCGNGDNISSFKKYPSWESWHKDINATDCLDKDSERFNYGIYGQAVRITTVRSNIVRYVYSLFWGFQQISTLAGNLVPSDFVWEVLFTMAIIGLGLFLFALLIGNMQNFLIALGRRRLDMQLRRRDVEQWMNHRRLPEGVKRRVRQSERFSWAATQGINEEVLLGNLSEDLQIDVRRHLFKFVKKVRIFALMDDPIFDAICEKLKQKIYVAESRILYYGGPVDKLVFIVRGKLESVGADGNKAELSEGNVFGEELLALCLEQASVNRDGKKMKTPGHRVISNRMVTCLTNVEAFSLKVDDLEEVTAFYAAFLRKPIVQAAIRYESPFWRGLAATRIQVAWRYRKKRLSRANKSISQ from the exons AT GTCTGGGCAACACAATGCCGAGAGAGATGACAAACCCATGCTATGGGATACTCAATCTACGTCATACACATCTAGGGATGTCGAATTGCCAGAGTTCACCGTCAGGACCCGAAGTGCATCAATGTCCAGGACACCTTATTCAGTTGATTCATTTGTTAATGAAAACCACCCTGTCTTTCATACTGGTCCTTTGGGAGGTGGAAGAAGAGCTCCTCCAATTGTACATATGAGTGGTCCTCTTAACCCTTATCAGAAGCCCGATAGTGTTTTCTTGCCAATGAAAAACTTGACTGGCCCCACGACACCCAACATCTTGGCATTAGACTATTCTTCATTCAAATACACAGATGAAAAAGATTCTCCCGTTCACAGTCATTCCACCACAAATGAACATTTAATGAAGTCTGGGCAGTTAGGGATGTGTAATGATCCTTACTGCACAACATGCCCAACTTATAAGAAAGCTGCACAGCGGGGAAACTCAAAGCCTCATTCCGACCTAAGG TTCCAGCGTTTTGCTCAGAGAGATATCAAAGGCTGGGCAAGGAGATTCTATAACTTTCTTTATTCATATATTCCTGGCATCATGAATCCTCATGCTAAAGTTGTTCAACAGTGGAACAAGTTTTTTGTCATATCTTGCTTGGTGGCAATTTTTGTAGATCCGTTGTTTTTCTTGTTGCTGTCAGTGCGAGAG GAGTTTAAATGTATAGTTCTTGATTGGCgtatggcaataacaattgcagTTGTGAGGAGCGTAACTGACTTAATTTATGCAATGCACATGATTCTTCAG TTTAGGCTGGCTTATGTTGCTCCGGAGTCTAGAGTTGTGGGTGCTGGAGATTTGGTGGATCAGCCAAAGAAAATTGCTCTCAATTACGTTTATGGctacttctttattgatttattTGTTGTGTTACCTCTTCCTCag ATCATGATCTTGGTTGTTTTACCACGATATGTAGGATCATCTGCTGCAAATTATGCAAAAAATCTTTTACGAGCGACAGTTCTTCTCCAGTATATACCCAGGATTTTCAGGTGTTTGCCGTTACTTGCTGGTCGCTCTCCAAGCGGCTTCATATTTGAGACTGCATGGGCCAACTTTGTTATTAACCTTCTCATGTTTGTACTAGCTGGGCATGTTGTTGGATCGTGTTGGTACCTTTTCGGCTTACAG AGGGTAAATCAGTGTCTTCGAGATGCTTGTGTTGGTTTTGAAAATGACGATTGCAAAAAGTTCATAGATTGTGGAAATGGAGATAACATAAGCTCCTTTAAGAAATATCCAAGCTGGGAAAGCTGGCATAAAGACATAAATGCTACTGACTGCCTTGACAAAGATAGTGAACGTTTTAATTATGGGATCTATGGGCAAGCTGTTAGAATCACTACCGTTCGTAGTAACATTGTTAGATATGTTTACTCCTTGTTCTGGGGTTTCCAG CAAATCAGCACTCTGGCGGGAAATCTTGTTCCTAGTGACTTTGTATGGGAAGTTCTCTTCACTATGGCCATCATTGGACTTGGCTTGTTTCTTTTTGCACTGCTGATTGGAAATATGCAGAATTTTCTCATAGCGCTTGGTCGAAG GAGATTAGATATGCAACTTAGGCGCCGTGATGTTGAGCAATGGATGAATCACCGCAGACTGCCTGAAGGGGTAAAAAG GCGAGTCAGGCAATCAGAACGATTTAGCTGGGCTGCAACTCAAGGTATAAATGAAGAAGTTCTGCTGGGGAATCTGTCAGAGGACCTACAAATTGATGTACGCCGTCATCTTTTCAAGTTTGTCAAGAAA GTCCGGATCTTCGCTTTAATGGATGACCCAATCTTTGATGCCATCTGTGAAAAGTTAAAACAGAAGATATATGTAGCAGAAAGCAGAATTCTTTACTATGGAGGTCCAGTTGATAAGTTGGTTTTTATTGTAAGGGGGAAACTGGAGAGTGTTGGAGCAGATGGGAATAAAGCCGAACTGTCAGAAGGGAATGTCTTTGGTGAAGAGCTTCTTGCATTGTGTCTTGAGCAAGCTTCAGTTAACAGAG ATGGCAAGAAAATGAAGACCCCAGGGCACCGGGTAATTTCCAACAGGATGGTTACCTGCTTAACTAATGTTGAAGCCTTTTCTCTCAAGGTTGATGATCTCGAGGAAGTCACGGCCTTTTATGCAGCATTCCTGCGGAAGCCAATTGTTCAAGCAGCTATAAG GTATGAATCACCCTTTTGGAGAGGACTTGCAGCAACACGCATCCAAGTAGCATGGAGATACCGAAAGAAGCGTCTGAGCCGTGccaacaaatctatatcacagtGA
- the LOC113298330 gene encoding uncharacterized protein LOC113298330 isoform X1, producing the protein MAPHHPSLINHPCHSKHPLSLLSSPPYPLGIFNCDACNRQDMGFCYHCKECKVDLHVHCAALPLSVNHNSHSQHPLKLTFLIPYPTNDFSCDICKNLGSKCWEYRCDSCGFDAHLNCATTVSPTTIQRGLPVQQPQPMIQHQFSLPAAGHKQQTPPTLQNNNSFPRMTQPYAKPAPTGYNLATSQQYPNYYAMNNNQPTFGAPAMGVPTPGIQQTYYMQNQPGIYMQNQPGNNPSMGASMTQGFYQGVGQQAGQVLMQNMLGSFSAFGGGNVDPSTLGGGNFDPSSLGGGNFDPSSLGGGNVDPSGGANFEWDHNALI; encoded by the exons ATGGCACCTCATCATCCTTCACTCATCAACCACCCCTGTCACTCTAAGCATCCTCTCTCGCTCCTCTCTTCTCCACCCTATCCTCTAGGCATTTTCAACTGTGATGCTTGTAATCGTCAAGACATGGGATTCTGTTACCATTGCAAAGAGTGCAAAGTCGATCTTCACGTTCACTGCGCTGCTTTGCCTCTTTCTGTAAACCACAATTCTCATTCCCAACACCCTCTTAAGCTGACCTTCCTTATCCCATATCCAACCAACGACTTCTCTTGTGATATTTGCAAGAACTTAGGATCAAAATGTTGGGAATATCGCTGCGATTCTTGCGGGTTCGATGCTCATTTGAATTGTGCAACGACAGTCAGTCCTACAACCATTCAGCGGGGGTTACCTGTTCAGCAACCACAGCCTATGATTCAACATCAATTTTCATTACCAG CTGCAGGTCATAAGCAGCAAACACCTCCGACACTTCAAAACAATAACTCATTTCCTCGTATGACACAGCCATATGCCAAACCTGCACCAACAGGGTACAACTTAGCGACTAGTCAGCAGTACCCAAATTactatgcaatgaataataatcaaCCAACTTTTGGTGCACCAGCTATGGGTGTACCAACTCCGGGTATACAGCAGACTTATTATATGCAAAATCAACCTGGTATTTATATGCAAAATCAACCTGGTAATAATCCTTCAATGGGTGCATCGATGACTCAAGGCTTTTACCAAGGTGTAGGACAACAGGCAGGGCAAGTACTCATGCAGAATATGTTGGGATCATTTTCAGCATTCGGTGGTGGGAATGTTGATCCATCAACACTAGGTGGTGGGAATTTTGATCCATCATCATTAGGTGGTGGGAATTTTGATCCGTCGTCATTAGGTGGTGGGAACGTTGATCCATCAGGTGGTGCGAATTTCGAATGGGACCATAACGcgttaatctaa
- the LOC113298330 gene encoding uncharacterized protein LOC113298330 isoform X2 yields the protein MAPHHPSLINHPCHSKHPLSLLSSPPYPLGIFNCDACNRQDMGFCYHCKECKVDLHVHCAALPLSVNHNSHSQHPLKLTFLIPYPTNDFSCDICKNLGSKCWEYRCDSCGFDAHLNCATTVSPTTIQRGLPVQQPQPMIQHQFSLPGHKQQTPPTLQNNNSFPRMTQPYAKPAPTGYNLATSQQYPNYYAMNNNQPTFGAPAMGVPTPGIQQTYYMQNQPGIYMQNQPGNNPSMGASMTQGFYQGVGQQAGQVLMQNMLGSFSAFGGGNVDPSTLGGGNFDPSSLGGGNFDPSSLGGGNVDPSGGANFEWDHNALI from the exons ATGGCACCTCATCATCCTTCACTCATCAACCACCCCTGTCACTCTAAGCATCCTCTCTCGCTCCTCTCTTCTCCACCCTATCCTCTAGGCATTTTCAACTGTGATGCTTGTAATCGTCAAGACATGGGATTCTGTTACCATTGCAAAGAGTGCAAAGTCGATCTTCACGTTCACTGCGCTGCTTTGCCTCTTTCTGTAAACCACAATTCTCATTCCCAACACCCTCTTAAGCTGACCTTCCTTATCCCATATCCAACCAACGACTTCTCTTGTGATATTTGCAAGAACTTAGGATCAAAATGTTGGGAATATCGCTGCGATTCTTGCGGGTTCGATGCTCATTTGAATTGTGCAACGACAGTCAGTCCTACAACCATTCAGCGGGGGTTACCTGTTCAGCAACCACAGCCTATGATTCAACATCAATTTTCATTACCAG GTCATAAGCAGCAAACACCTCCGACACTTCAAAACAATAACTCATTTCCTCGTATGACACAGCCATATGCCAAACCTGCACCAACAGGGTACAACTTAGCGACTAGTCAGCAGTACCCAAATTactatgcaatgaataataatcaaCCAACTTTTGGTGCACCAGCTATGGGTGTACCAACTCCGGGTATACAGCAGACTTATTATATGCAAAATCAACCTGGTATTTATATGCAAAATCAACCTGGTAATAATCCTTCAATGGGTGCATCGATGACTCAAGGCTTTTACCAAGGTGTAGGACAACAGGCAGGGCAAGTACTCATGCAGAATATGTTGGGATCATTTTCAGCATTCGGTGGTGGGAATGTTGATCCATCAACACTAGGTGGTGGGAATTTTGATCCATCATCATTAGGTGGTGGGAATTTTGATCCGTCGTCATTAGGTGGTGGGAACGTTGATCCATCAGGTGGTGCGAATTTCGAATGGGACCATAACGcgttaatctaa